In a genomic window of Erigeron canadensis isolate Cc75 chromosome 5, C_canadensis_v1, whole genome shotgun sequence:
- the LOC122601172 gene encoding F-box/kelch-repeat protein At3g61590-like, with product MYHFRRPQHKRNPHCFKQVWVPIQRSPPAFTVSNTMVISRLVTYLLASPVLFPFGQKSLWKQSLPLRRDMTLYILPPSYPAYAGIGIWDYCLMSSIEHGDSFNLTKEGDLWSDDELNSEVNGTCVSLRNLELIGTSNQEENLITIDILPDEMHEKILSCLPLSAIIKASCVCKNWNHIINSKEFILNDAALWSEKTWYFMFTSSVKPVGYLYDSSMRKWYNHKLPFMVHPTWDVAPSRGLVCFMDHVANKEIYICNPITLDYKVIKIPTYPGLPKYSTLAFSVDQLKLKYTISIVRSTKAWNDLSLWDLSIHVYNSNDKIWLPPVRGKTKGWKPGKISVICDNILYILVLCLRRWDEIVPHRVITYNLDNTEPWIGVLDDESLISLPCALSHVRLMNVKKKLVLVGSIETPDSPWKIEGVGVWVLDGRVWTEVTRMPREYVVGLGKLGDVFASTGSGDMIYIQSYRGTALVVFDMVTREWFWSRKCRMHKNKKFPRENLSGFCFEPALLQFIK from the exons ATGTATCATTTTCGACGGCCACAGCATAAG AGAAACCCACATTGTTTTAAGCAAGTTTGGGTACCGATTCAACGTTCACCCCCTGCTTTCACTGTCTCAAACACCATG GTGATATCCCGTTTGGTCACTTACCTCTTAGCCTCTCCTGTTCTTTTCCCGTTTGGTCAGaagtccttatggaagcagtctctacCTTTACGTAGAGACATGACTCTCTATATCTTACCTCCGTCATATCCCGCTTACGCAGGGATTGGGATTTGGGACTACTGTT TGATGTCGAGTATTGAACATGGA GACTCTTTTAATTTGACAAAGGAAGGAGATTTATGGTCTGATGATGAGCTTAATAGTGAAGTAAATGGAACCTGTGTTTCCCTTCGAAACTTGGAACTAATAGGAACTTCAAATCAAGAAGAGAACCTGATCACAATCGATATCCTCCCAGATGAAATGCATGAGAAAATCCTATCCTGCCTCCCTTTATCAGCAATAATTAAAGCTTCTTGTGTATGTAAAAACTGGAACCATATTATCAACTCAAAGGAATTCATCCTAAATGATGCCGCTCTCTGGTCAGAAAAAACCTGGTACTTCATGTTCACTAGCTCGGTTAAGCCTGTGGGATATCTTTATGACTCGAGTATGCGAAAATGGTACAACCACAAGCTCCCATTCATGGTACATCCCACATGGGACGTTGCTCCATCACGTGGCCTTGTATGCTTTATGGATCATGTAGCCAACAAGGAGATATACATTTGTAATCCCATAACACTCGATTATAAGGTTATTAAAATCCCAACATACCCGGGTCTCCCAAAATATAGCACGTTGGCATTCTCTGTTGACCAGTTAAAGTTAAAATACACGATATCCATCGTTCGGTCAACAAAAGCTTGGAATGACCTTTCCTTGTGGGATCTCTCAATCCATGTTTACAATTCAAATGATAAGATATGGTTACCCCCTGTGAGGGGAAAAACAAAAGGGTGGAAACCAGGGAAAATAAGTGTAATTTGTGATAACATTTTGTACATTTTGGTCTTATGCTTGAGACGTTGGGATGAAATTGTTCCGCACAGGGTTATCACTTACAATCTTGATAACACTGAACCCTGGATTGGTGTTTTGGATGATGAATCCCTAATATCACTACCTTGTGCGCTTTCGCATGTGAGGTTGATGAATGTAAAGAAAAAGCTTGTGCTTGTTGGTAGCATAGAGACACCAGATAGTCCTTGGAAAATAGAGGGTGTTGGCGTATGGGTTCTCGATGGGAGGGTGTGGACAGAAGTTACCCGAATGCCCCGTGAATATGTTGTGGGTTTAGGGAAATTAGGCGACGTTTTTGCTAGCACCGGAAGCGGGGATATGATATACATACAGAGTTACAGAGGAACAGCTTTGGTTGTATTTGATATGGTTACTAGGGAGTGGTTTTGGTCTCGCAAGTGTCGGATGCATAAGAATAAGAAGTTTCCGCGTGAAAACCTTTCAGGATTTTGCTTCGAGCCAGCATTGCTCCAGTTCATTAAATAA